The Saccharothrix variisporea genome has a segment encoding these proteins:
- a CDS encoding response regulator: MIKVMLADDEDLVRSGLRMILNSAGDIEVVAECDDGHLVAELARQHRPHVVLLDIRMRSSDGLTALRRLRSIPDAPRIAMLTTFDVDEYVSEALRLGASGFLLKDTEPEQLVRAVRDLASGGAVLDPGVAARVLAAVADGERAAEPARRLLASLSEREREVLVLIGQGMSNAEIGGTLHLSEATVKGYVSSVLGKIGAVNRVQAALVAFRGGLIA, translated from the coding sequence GTGATCAAGGTGATGCTGGCCGATGACGAAGACCTCGTCCGGTCCGGCCTTCGCATGATCCTCAACAGCGCCGGCGACATCGAGGTCGTGGCCGAATGCGACGACGGGCACCTGGTGGCCGAACTGGCCCGCCAGCACCGCCCGCACGTCGTGCTGCTCGACATCCGGATGCGGTCCTCCGACGGGCTGACCGCGCTGCGGCGGCTGCGTTCGATACCCGACGCGCCGCGGATCGCCATGCTGACCACGTTCGACGTCGACGAGTACGTGTCCGAGGCGCTGCGCTTGGGCGCGTCGGGCTTCCTGCTCAAGGACACCGAACCCGAGCAGTTGGTGCGGGCGGTGCGCGACCTGGCGTCCGGCGGCGCCGTGCTCGACCCGGGCGTGGCGGCCCGCGTGCTCGCGGCCGTGGCGGACGGCGAACGCGCGGCCGAGCCCGCCCGGCGCCTGCTGGCGTCGCTGTCCGAACGGGAGCGCGAGGTGCTCGTGCTCATCGGGCAGGGCATGTCCAACGCGGAGATCGGCGGGACGCTGCACCTGTCCGAGGCGACCGTGAAGGGGTACGTGTCCTCGGTGCTGGGCAAGATCGGCGCGGTCAACCGCGTGCAGGCTGCTCTGGTGGCCTTCCGCGGCGGCTTGATCGCCTGA
- a CDS encoding peptidoglycan recognition protein family protein, with protein sequence MRRRTLLAGVVGAGFLTATPAHATPVLPIRGCADWSARPPSAQPTVLTQRPVRILIHHTATENTSDVSQAHAYAHARWIQDLHMDTNGWIDSGQHFTNSRGGFLMEGRHGSLAALRAGDRVVVGAHCPGQNSEAIGIENEGNYMSVEPPVLLWDSLVSFCVYTCEQYAIPPSEIFGHRDYRDTLCPGDKLYALLPRLRQEVARVLG encoded by the coding sequence ATGCGTCGACGAACCCTGCTCGCCGGCGTCGTCGGCGCCGGCTTCCTCACCGCCACCCCCGCGCACGCGACGCCCGTGCTGCCCATCCGCGGTTGCGCCGACTGGTCGGCCCGTCCGCCTTCCGCTCAACCGACCGTGCTCACACAGCGCCCGGTCCGCATCCTGATCCACCACACCGCCACCGAGAACACGTCCGACGTCAGCCAGGCACACGCCTACGCCCACGCCCGGTGGATCCAGGACCTCCACATGGACACCAACGGCTGGATCGACTCCGGCCAGCACTTCACCAACAGCCGCGGCGGGTTCCTCATGGAGGGGCGGCACGGCAGCCTCGCCGCGCTGCGCGCCGGGGACCGGGTCGTGGTCGGCGCGCACTGCCCCGGCCAGAACAGCGAGGCCATCGGCATCGAGAACGAGGGCAACTACATGTCCGTCGAGCCGCCGGTCCTGCTGTGGGACTCCCTGGTGTCGTTCTGCGTGTACACCTGTGAGCAGTACGCCATCCCGCCCAGTGAGATCTTCGGCCACCGCGACTACCGCGACACGCTCTGCCCAGGCGACAAGCTCTACGCCCTGTTGCCGCGTCTGCGCCAGGAAGTTGCGCGCGTTCTCGGCTGA